The Coffea arabica cultivar ET-39 chromosome 9e, Coffea Arabica ET-39 HiFi, whole genome shotgun sequence genome has a window encoding:
- the LOC113709406 gene encoding caffeoylshikimate esterase-like isoform X1, with protein sequence MSLHPVAEANEKSPFGSLTPEEFYARHKVTHGTEFITNPRGLKLFTQWWIPLPDSAKPLFGVVCVVHGFTCESSWFVQLTSVHLAKQGFAVCAIDHQGHGFSEGLQAHVPDINPVVDDCAAFFDDFRERHAPPDWPTFLYSESLGGAIALLITLRKDLKRPYDGIVLNGAMCGVSDKFKPPWPLEHFLPIVAAVVPTWPVIPTRGRIPEVSFKMAAASQGFPNVQDDYLELEEELNRLTILGGACFPMGNSCHNRQAEPLARAQANSILLKNEIYDLFKQFYRHESWGFVLDSALVSGRSLPMLQLIASRMKADVEEQMLRQPISPSLESSHSFYSQND encoded by the exons ATGTCCTTGCACCCAGTTGCGGAAGCTAACGAGAAGAGCCCATTTGGGTCGTTGACTCCGGAGGAATTCTACGCTCGCCATAAGGTCACTCATGGCACCGAGTTCATCACGAATCCTCGTGGCCTTAAACTATTTACTCAATGGTGGATCCCACTTCCCGATTCTGCCAAGCCCCTATTCGGCGTCGTCTGCGTCGTCCATGGCTTCACCTGCGAGTCCAGTTGGTTCGTGCAGCTCACCTCCGTCCATCTCGCCAAACAGGGATTCGCGGTCTGCGCTATCGACCACCAGGGCCACGGGTTCTCGGAGGGTCTCCAGGCTCACGTTCCCGACATCAATCCCGTCGTCGACGACTGCGCAGCCTTCTTTGATGACTTCCGTGAACGCCATGCGCCTCCCGATTGGCCGACGTTTCTGTACTCGGAGTCGCTTGGTGGGGCGATTGCGCTCTTGATTACCCTCCGGAAGGACTTGAAAAGGCCGTACGACGGCATCGTTTTGAATGGAGCTATGTGTGGCGTCAGCGACAAGTTTAAGCCGCCGTGGCCGCTGGAGCATTTTCTTCCCATCGTTGCCGCTGTGGTTCCCACTTGGCCTGTGATCCCCACTCGCGGGAGGATTCCTGAGGTCTCCTTCAAG ATGGCAGCTGCAAGTCAAGGGTTTCCAAATGTTCAAGATGATTATCTAGAGTTGGAGGAAGAATTGAATAGATTGACAATTCTTGGTGGCGCTTGTTTTCCTATGGGTAATAGTTGTCACAATCGGCAAGCTGAACCTCTTGCACGAGCTCAAGCAAATAGTATTCTGCTAAAAAATGAGATCTATGATTTGTTCAAGCAATTTTATAGGCATGAAAGTTGGGGATTTGTTTTGGACAGTGCTTTAGTAAGTGGTAGAAGTCTACCTATGTTGCAACTAATTGCTTCAAGAATGAAGGCAGATGTTGAAGAGCAAATGCTGCGGCAACCAATATCACCTTCCCTTGAGAGTTCTCATAGTTTCTATAgtcaaaatgactaa
- the LOC113709406 gene encoding caffeoylshikimate esterase-like isoform X2: MSLHPVAEANEKSPFGSLTPEEFYARHKVTHGTEFITNPRGLKLFTQWWIPLPDSAKPLFGVVCVVHGFTCESSWFVQLTSVHLAKQGFAVCAIDHQGHGFSEGLQAHVPDINPVVDDCAAFFDDFRERHAPPDWPTFLYSESLGGAIALLITLRKDLKRPYDGIVLNGAMCGVSDKFKPPWPLEHFLPIVAAVVPTWPVIPTRGRIPEVSFKVEWKRKLAVASPKRPLAMPRAATAQELLRLSRELQGRFEEVTVPLLIVHGGDNKICDPACAEDLYKRAASKDKTIHIYPGMWHQLVGESDEDVERVFGDIVEWLRTRAERDIENGSGDGC, from the exons ATGTCCTTGCACCCAGTTGCGGAAGCTAACGAGAAGAGCCCATTTGGGTCGTTGACTCCGGAGGAATTCTACGCTCGCCATAAGGTCACTCATGGCACCGAGTTCATCACGAATCCTCGTGGCCTTAAACTATTTACTCAATGGTGGATCCCACTTCCCGATTCTGCCAAGCCCCTATTCGGCGTCGTCTGCGTCGTCCATGGCTTCACCTGCGAGTCCAGTTGGTTCGTGCAGCTCACCTCCGTCCATCTCGCCAAACAGGGATTCGCGGTCTGCGCTATCGACCACCAGGGCCACGGGTTCTCGGAGGGTCTCCAGGCTCACGTTCCCGACATCAATCCCGTCGTCGACGACTGCGCAGCCTTCTTTGATGACTTCCGTGAACGCCATGCGCCTCCCGATTGGCCGACGTTTCTGTACTCGGAGTCGCTTGGTGGGGCGATTGCGCTCTTGATTACCCTCCGGAAGGACTTGAAAAGGCCGTACGACGGCATCGTTTTGAATGGAGCTATGTGTGGCGTCAGCGACAAGTTTAAGCCGCCGTGGCCGCTGGAGCATTTTCTTCCCATCGTTGCCGCTGTGGTTCCCACTTGGCCTGTGATCCCCACTCGCGGGAGGATTCCTGAGGTCTCCTTCAAG GTGGAGTGGAAGAGGAAGTTAGCAGTGGCAAGCCCAAAAAGGCCATTGGCTATGCCACGGGCTGCCACGGCGCAGGAACTGCTGAGGTTGAGCAGGGAATTGCAAGGCAGGTTTGAGGAGGTGACGGTGCCACTTCTGATAGTGCACGGTGGTGATAACAAAATATGCGACCCCGCGTGTGCGGAGGATTTGTACAAACGCGCTGCCAGTAAGGATAAGACCATCCACATATATCCCGGCATGTGGCACCAGCTGGTTGGTGAGTCTGACGAGGATGTCGAGCGCGTGTTTGGAGACATTGTGGAGTGGCTTCGGACTAGAGCTGAACGAGACATTGAGAACGGCAGCGGAGATGGTTGTTAG